In a single window of the Labrus mixtus chromosome 20, fLabMix1.1, whole genome shotgun sequence genome:
- the yipf2 gene encoding protein YIPF2, whose product MASPNDLQFQEFEEAAELLSADPGASTLSMSASNTNNTTGGGGAGEEVKLDLSEDEEGQEESSELLAGQKASGGFWTFEYYQSFFNVDTVQVLDRVKGSVMPLPGKNFVKHHLRSNPDLYGPFWICVTLVFSVAISGNLSSFLSQMGNPEYHYRPQFHRVTIAAIIIFMYAWLVPIGLWGFLTWRQGTERQVGGYSFLETVCVYGYSLFIYIPTSVLWIIPFEWLRWALILVAMVISGSVLVLTFWPVVRDDTKVMAMATVATIVVLHALLAVGCKMYFFQTAAHIPTAPLTTAPPAHTTLVTKAH is encoded by the exons ATGGCCAGTCCAAATGATCTTCAGTTTCAAG agtTTGAAGAAGCGGCAGAGCTTCTGTCTGCAGACCCCGGAGCTTCCACCCTCAGTATGTCTgcctccaacaccaacaacactacaggaggaggaggcgcaggagaggaggtgaaactGGACCTGTCGGAGGACGAGGAGGGCCAGGAGGAGAGTTCAGAG CTGTTAGCAGGACAGAAAGCCAGCGGGGGATTCTGGACCTTTGAGTACTATCAGTCCTTTTTTAACGTCGACACAGTGCAG GTCCTGGACAGAGTGAAAGGCTCCGTGATGCCGTTACCAGGAAAGAACTTTGTCAAACATCACCTCAGGAGCAACCCCGACCTTTATG GTCCGTTCTGGATCTGTGTGACCCTGGTCTTCTCCGTCGCGATCAGCGGGAACTTGTCCTCCTTCCTGAGTCAGATGGGAAACCCCGAGTATCACTACAGACCGCAGTTCCACAGAG TGACCATAGCTGCAATCATCATCTTCATGTACGCCTGGCTGGTGCCCATCGGCCTATGGGGTTTCCTGACCTGGAGGCAAGGGACGGAGAGGCAGGTCGGAGGATATTCCTTCCtggaaacagtgtgtgtgtacggcTACTCGCTCTTCATCTACATCCCCACGTCG GTTTTGTGGATCATACCGTTCGAGTGGCTACGCTGGGCGTTGAtcctggttgccatggtgatttctgGCTCTGTCCTGGTCCTCACCTTCTGGCCCGTTGTCCGCGACGACACCAAGGTGATGGCGATGGCCACGGTCGCCACCATCGTGGTTCTGCACGCGCTGCTGGCCGTGGGCTGTAAG aTGTATTTCTTCCAGACAGCCGCACATATACCGACAGCCCCCCTCACTACAGCCCCCCCGGCTCACACCACACTGGTCACCAAAGCGCACTAA
- the timm29 gene encoding mitochondrial import inner membrane translocase subunit Tim29, with product MASFRVLRRMFCAAAETAAAPVPVGRWERLKNSKAGVFCRSLASDYKEACREFAVGAWERPFKASAYGVLLGGALTCFYTKPDQSSFETALLDRSNQLGLLSPWIRNATSDGHVQSLVKLRNEGRLRHVGLGLLSLVYRADYDPAASLYEAQCSNLSVPWRELPQRILDVGFVSFWWILDYKMKDYDVNVEEFKHLPEHMQLTSPPSVQEVEKSERLHEESWLPPKVEEEEKETKIVDRREESVGLESQTEEEQTPV from the exons ATGGCTTCGTTTCGTGTGCTGAGGAGGATGTTCTGTGCGGCGGCAGAAACAGCGGCAGCTCCGGTTCCGGTCGGCCGATGGGAGAGACTGAAAAACAGCAAAGCAG gtgtgtTCTGTCGCAGCCTGGCGTCCGACTACAAAGAGGCGTGTCGTGAGTTTGCTGTCGGTGCGTGGGAACGACCCTTCAAAGCCTCGGCATACGGCGTTCTGCTGGGCGGGGCCTTGACCTGTTTCTACACCAAACCCGACCAGTCGTCCTTCGAGACCGCCCTGCTGGACCGCTCCAACCAGCTGGGACTCCTGTCGCCATGGATACGCAACGCCACCTCTGACGGCCACGTGCAGAGTCTGGTGAAGCTCCGCAACGAGGGTCGTCTGCGTCACGTCGGCCTGGGTCTGCTCTCTCTGGTGTACCGGGCGGATTACGACCCGGCCGCCTCGCTGTACGAGGCCCAGTGCTCCAACCTGTCGGTGCCCTGGAGGGAGCTGCCGCAGAGGATCCTCGACGTGGGATTTGTCAGCTTCTGGTGGATCCTGGACTACAAGATGAAGGACTACGACGTGAACGTGGAGGAGTTCAAACACCTGCCGGAACACATGCAGCTCACGTCGCCCCCTAGTGttcaggaggtggagaagagcGAGAGGTTGCACGAGGAGTCGTGGTTACCGCcaaaagtggaggaggaggagaaggaaacaaaaataGTGGACAGACGGGAGGAGAGCGTCGGTTTGGAGAGCcagacagaggaggaacagaCTCCAGTCTGA